In Cryptomeria japonica chromosome 1, Sugi_1.0, whole genome shotgun sequence, the sequence GAACCTCCTCATCATACATACTTAATGCCTTCAATAAAAACACAGTCACATAACCATTGTTTTCGAAGCATATTTGGAAGAAGCTTCCATTCATTCGTCTCCACATTGTAAACTGCAGCTTGGCTTGTAGCTTTGCCTGTAATTTCTCCATTCTGTCTTCCTCCAGCAAGATAAATCAGTCCTTCAGGTGATGCACAGCAGCCAAAGTTAGCTGGGCATTCTGGGGTGGGCATATCTGCGCCTTTCCGCCATTTGCAAGACAAAAAATCAAAGACCAAAATAGCGTTGGTTGTCTCTGTCCTCTTGCGCTTGGAACCTGCTCTGTTGCGCTGTGATAACCCTAATAAAACCAGTTTGTGCTTAACACAGATAAGCTTGGAGGATGAGCAGAATTCGAATTCTGCGGGAATGGGAGGAAGCTTTTCCCATAGCTTGTTAATGGGGTCATATATAGTTACCAGAGGAAGACTTTTAAATTGACGATTCACTGTCTCAAGCAAACATATGAACTCCTCAGATCTCCCACACCTCAGTCTATAGTCATAAAACTGGGGATCTTCTACCATCGCCTTCCAATTTTtacaaactttcttcaatttgctgTGAGATTTATAAGACACACTCATTAAGATCTGTCTAACTAATTCCCCTGGAATCATCTTAAAATACTCCACCATCAATTGTGCTCTTAAACAGTGCTCAAATGAACTCTCATATAACAAACAATTTTGATTGTTGCGTAGTCaccaagtaatatatatatatatataaactctgGCAACTAATatgaatattaattttttattatatcaataaatcataaaattaataataaatatataatattataaaattagattttaaaatctataaataagaaagtattaaattttttaaaattacaaaagtaataaattaataaaattatataactaatatatattttaataaaatgattaaaattttaaaataaaaatttggtagCAAAATCTTAGATATATTGATTTTGGATAATGAGTTTCTTATATTTGCTAGTGTTTTTTGATTTAAAATGAATTATAGAATATTTGCTAGCTTTTTACAAAATGACTCTAAATATATAATGTTGACAATTGTTGTTCTATCTATTTTTaaccaatcattttttttttggaggTGCCTATTATATTAAAATGTTAAATTGAATATTTCAACCACACACATCAAGTTTACACAATCCATTAGATATAATCTAGGGTGCTCTCTTTTGCTCTCTTTTCATCCATTAGATATTATCTAGAGTGCTCTCTTTTCATCTTCTCATTTTGCATGCTCACTTTTCATCATGAATCTCTAATGCCGAAGCACTCTAATTACATTTTcaaccaatttttttatttttgaaagtgccaattgcaattaaaatttaacttAAATTTTCTACcacctttttattatttaatttttttaagttaaaactctataaatatcaattttattataaacttaataataaatatataatattgttaaataaaattttaaattatatataaataaaaaaaattaaattttttaagaaataataaatcaataaaaatatataattaaataatgataaaaatattaaaacaaacaaataaaattaaataaatttataattaataaaataattaaaaaatttaaaataaaaaaaatagtaaaattagaaataatttttAAATGCAAGAAACGTTAAAAAGAGCTTGTACTTCACTCCCAATTTGGTGAATTTGGCCATCATGCATTTCTAAACACGAGTATCTGCGTCACGCGTGCGGATGATAGGAAAAAGGTTGTGGTTTCAAACTTAAAAGATTTATTAAtataaaagtttttaaaaaattttatTGTTTAGCAATTTTAGCATTAATAATTAGATCGtattttatgaaaaaaatattgtaattataatttaaaatggaaaaaaaaaaattaagaaatatttttaattataaattttaaaaaaatatcaatttaatttttattttaaataggttgtattttattttttattttttaatgtttggtTTTACTTGCAATTTTTCATATAaaagttaaaatttaaattttaagaattttttatataatttattttaaatattttatttgaagtagagttcaattttataataattttttaattggttaatattgattttatattttaattgatgTTAATACTTTTTTCATAAGCTTTCTTatagtttaaaaataaatatttattttaactttctaTTCAATGCAATATAAAAGTATTTTAATAACTCTTTTAtacaaaaaattgagaaaaatagatatttgtttattttataaaattataaattttaatagaaTTAAGATTCACTTTTTACATTTTTAAtaggtttcattttattttttactttttaagTTTGGTTTTACTTGTAATTTTTAACATAAAGATTAaaattttaactttatttttttaatataatttagttttatttttaatatttttaattttttgatatgaatattgtttgtattatattaattatattttagatacatattttattaatatttcaactctaataaattaaaaaattagttttattttttttatctaaaTATTTATTAACTTCATAGATTTGTTATATATTATCCAGAGTGCGTCTTTTTGGAATGACTCCTGGGGGTGGTGAGATTCTTAGGCGTAATCATAATCTGATTGAAGCAATGGAAGTTACTACTAGGAAAAGGGGGAGTAAAGTCAATGATTTTGGCGAGATCATCATCCAAAATGGGGTTAAAAATTGGATATGGCGATCTCTGAACAATCTAGATATTGGGCAAGAGCAGAAGGAACTGCTAAACAATATTCTTAAGAGTTGAATAATCAAACCTTCGGGCGATGAAGATGTTATCAGATGGTGTGGCTCCAAGGATGGAAAGTATAAAGTGAGACCAGGTTATAAAATCAAGGAAGCTATTATTGAGAAGCAGTATTGGCCAGTTAAACTACTTTGGAATAGACACTGCCTTCTCAAGGATGGAGTTTTTTCTCGAATGACATTATTGAAGAAAATTCTCACAGGTGGTAGATTAATGAAGTTTGGTATTCATGGGCTGGACAAATGTGTCCTTTTTTTGGAAAACTCTGAATCGATGGATCATTTACTCTTGAATTGTGATTACTCTATCAAATGTTGGTGGCATTTTATGAACAAATTAAGCCTATTCGGTCCGATACTAATGGGTATTCATGACTAGTTTAGAATGTGTCCTGAAAAACCCTCAAAGAAAGTGTTTGGAGATCTATGCAATATCCTCCCCTCTTTActaatatgggaaatatggaaggaacaTAATCACATGATATTTCAAGATAAATGTATGGATGCAGAAAGGCTATGTCATAAGATTGAAGTACAACTGGCAGAATTAGTCAATGAAGCAACCAAATGAAAAACTCTTAAAAAGAATGTATATACCAATTGggataataaaatcaaaacaatCTTTACTAGTCTCTCAATCCCTCCCCTGTTTGGTTTTGTAA encodes:
- the LOC131060295 gene encoding F-box/kelch-repeat protein At1g55270, translated to MVEDPQFYDYRLRCGRSEEFICLLETVNRQFKSLPLVTIYDPINKLWEKLPPIPAEFEFCSSSKLICVKHKLVLLGLSQRNRAGSKRKRTETTNAILVFDFLSCKWRKGADMPTPECPANFGCCASPEGLIYLAGGRQNGEITGKATSQAAALSMYDEEVQQFEPETEVWSILPNMWFIEDCLYPMVAAFGRLYCFQWHVVTEYDCKENLWRIVDGIPEPLDSVDAAVLGDRIFLSGVESGSKNHTFFYIYQPPLKTGVNREMDLC